In a single window of the Penaeus chinensis breed Huanghai No. 1 chromosome 4, ASM1920278v2, whole genome shotgun sequence genome:
- the LOC125024946 gene encoding zinc finger HIT domain-containing protein 3-like, with the protein MDEGNNVCQVCTTATSKYKCPGCLLKYCSVVCFKSHKEGKCEPAQPEPTVTLEIDTKGNISSQNVLFPTDDTVLPETLEKLRCSRRLQAVLRNPHLREILREVDSASNTEVHIARAMREPIFTEFADICLSIVEPGEDGAVETDSDEDI; encoded by the exons ATGGACGAAGGCAACAATGTCTGTCAAGTTTGTACCACAGCAACATCCAAATACAAATGTCCAGGATGTTTACTAAAGTA CTGCAGTGTAGTCTGCTTCAAGAGCCATAAGGAGGGAAAGTGCGAACCAGCGCAGCCAGAGCCGACTGTGACCTTGGAGATCGACACTAAAGGAAACATATCATCACAAAATGTACTCTTCCCAACCGACGATACAGTTCTGCCTGAGACTTTAGAGAAGCTGA GGTGCTCACGTAGACTACAAGCCGTGCTCCGCAACCCCCACTTAAGGGAGATTCTGAGAGAAGTGGATAGCGCGTCCAACACAGAGGTTCACATTGCCCGAGCCATGAGAGAACCAATCTTCACAGAGTTTGCGGATATCTGTCTGAGTATCGTGGAGCCCGGTGAAGATGGAGCCGTTGAGACGGATTCGGATGAAGATATTTGA